In Thiothrix unzii, the sequence TCACGGGGTAGGTTTGCACGGTTTACAAGCACCTTCGACGGATTTGGACATGGGCAATTCCGGTACGTCGATGCGTTTAATGTCGGGTTTAATGAGTGGGCAGGCATTCGACGTGCGAATGACGGGTGATGCGTCGCTTTCCAAGCGTCCGATGAAGCGTGTCACCGTGCCGTTAGCCAGTATGGGCGCGGTGATTGAAGCAACTTCTGCGGGTACGCCGCCGTTATTGGTGCGCGGCGGCAAGGCGTTGCAGGGTATTGATTACGCAATGCCAATGGCGAGTGCGCAAGTCAAATCTTCGTTGTTGTTAGCAGGTTTGTATGCCGCTGGTGAAACCTCCGTCACAGAACCAGCACCCACGCGCGATCACACCGAGCGTATGTTACGTGGCTTTGGGTATGAGGTGGTGACGGAAGGTAATCGTATCCGCTTACAAGGCGGTGGTCGGTTAACGGCTACCACGATTGATGTGCCGTCTGATATTTCATCGGCAGCGTTTTTCATGGTGGGTGCGAGCATTGCGGAAGGTTCGGATTTAATTATTGAACACGTCGGCATTAATCCCACCCGCACCGGGGTGATCGACATTCTGCGTTTGATGGGCGCGAATCTGGAAGTGCTGAATGAACGCGAAGTCGGTGGTGAACCAGTGGCTGATATTCGGGTGCGTTCCTCTGCGTTACAGGGCATTCAAATTCCTGAACATTTAGTCCCGTTGGCGATTGATGAATTCCCCGCGTTGTTTATTGCAGCCGCTTTTGCGCAGGGGCAAACGGTATTAACTGGCGCGGAAGAGTTACGTGTTAAAGAAAGTGACCGGATTCAGGTAATGGCGGATGGTTTGATTGCCTGTGGGGTGGATGCGCAGCCTACACCGGATGGCATTGTGATTAATCCGGGTAATTTCAGTGGTGGCACGATTGAAAGCCACGGCGATCACCGTATTGCCATGTCGTTTGCGATGGCGGCGTTGCGAGCCACTCAACCCATCACTATTAACGATTGCGCGAATGTGAATACCTCGTTCCCCGGCTTTGTTGAGTTGGCGGCAACCGCAGGCATGAATATCCGTACTGTTGGGTAATTCCATGATCATGACGAGGGCAGCGGTGCTTGGCGTTGCCCTCAAGTGGGTTGAATCAACAGTAATAACAAGCCTGCCAACAAATAATACGCGGCAAACTGAAGCGATAATGCGCGTTTGAAATCATCGGGAATAAAGCTTTCCGTCGCTGGGAAAAAGTGACGAATTCCCGCGATAATCACCACACTGATACCAAACAGCACCAGCAATATTCCCACCGCCGCCAGTAAACCCATCATGCCATGTCCTTCCTGCAAATATTACACCGGGCGAATCATAGCGTGTTTACCACCCGTTTACCCTTGTAAAAATGCTGCACGTTGTTGTGCATCGGTGCGGAAACGACCGCCTAATGCCAGCGTGCTGGTTTCTGATTCACTATCCATGACACCGCGCGATTTGACGCAATAATGTACGGCATCAATGCTTACCGCTACGTCATCAGTTTCCAAAACGGTTTGTAAAGCGACCAGAATTTGACGGGTAAGGCGTTCTTGTACTTGCGGGCGTTGCGCAAAGAAACGCACCACGCGGTTAATTTTTGATAGCCCTAAGATTTTATCGCCCGGAATATAGGCAACTTTGGCTTTGCCATCAATGGTAACAAAATGGTGTTCGCAGGTGCTGAGCAAGCTAATATTACGCACTAATACCATTTCATCCGTGCCCATTTTATTGTCAATCAGTGCCAGTTTCGGAAAATGGTTGTAATCCAGCCCTGAGAAAATTTCATGCACGTACATTTTCGCAATGCGGTGCGGGGTTTCAATGAGGCTGTCATCGTGTAAATCCAAGCCCAAGGTGCGCACTACTTCGGTCATTAGCCCCTTGATGCGCTCATATTTTTGTTGGGGGTTTAAGCCAGTTTCCTGCATCGGGGTTTCCAAACCAGCAGCTAACAGAGCGGCGCGTACTTGAATGGCTTCAGGACTGAGTTCGGGGCGTTCGGGTAAATAGGCTAGTTTGGTATTCATTAATGTCATGTCCCTTGGAAATAAAACTTGAGTGAAACACTTGGGTATGACCTAAATGTAAAGCTTGGTAGTGAAACTTCAAGATGCCCCGACAAATGCGCGGTTTTGTGCGCCGCAAAGAACTTAGGGGAGAAAGTCCGTTTTCTCCCTAAACGTGCTTAAAAACCAAATTTTTTCATTTTGACATTAACGGTGCGGGTCGGGCAGTTGCCCCGGAACATATCCCATTCTTCGCAGCGTTTACCACCGGGGAGCAAACAATAGGTTTGTTCACCTTGCGGGGTTTGCACGGTTTCTAAGGTGCCACGATTTTGCAGGCAATTCATGGAAGCAGGGTTAGCAGTACGTGCTACACCACCACTAGGTGCTGACGGTGGTGCGACAGCGCACGCACTCAACGTGAGTGCCATAGCAAGGCTTAAGATAGCTTTCATCAGGGGGTGTCTCCTTGGGGTAAGACAAATAAAAACGCTGACATTTTACGGTAAGTCGCCTATTTTTGCCTGTACGAAAACTATCAATCCGATAGGGGGTGTTTTTTTACGTATTTTCTGGTTTGATGGGGTGCAAACGCTTATTCATGTTTTCAGGAGGAAAGGTCATGCGTCAGTTAATGGTATTATCGCTGCTGGCTATAGCTGGCTGCACAGGCGGTCATGCGTTGGATAATCCGATTAAAACCTGCAAAGCCGTTACCGTGGTGTTGGCGGGTGATCGTGCGGTAGTGTGGCACGCTGAAAAACAAACCGAACAACCCGGCGTGCAGCTTCAAGTGACCTTGGATTTTTCTTTGGTAGGGCAGGCGCAGGGCGAAGTTTCGCAAGCGGTGTGTAACTATGGGCTGAGCAGCCAAGACATGGATTACCGCAATGCGATGGGGGAGTACGCGAATACCCCCACCACCATGCTCATCAATGGAATGCCCATTTTGAGCCGGGATTTAGTGCAAGCGGTTAATCGTGCGACGGCTGAGACTGCGGTGCAGGTGCTTGACGCAGGGAATAAAAGTTACTGACAAACGCTTCAAACCGATTTTCCGCAATCGCTGCCCTAATATCACGCATCAACTCTTGGTAGTAATACAAGTTGTGAATGGTATTCAGGCGTGCGCCGAGGATTTCCCCGCATTTATCCAAATGGCGCAAATACGCCCGCGAATAATGTTGGCAAGTGTAACAGCCGCATCGTTCGTCAATCGGGCGGGTATCATGCTGGTACTGGCTATTACGGATTTTCAGCGTGCCGTAACGGGTGAACAAGAAACCGTTGCGGGCATTGCGGGTAGGAATCACGCAATCGAACATGTCCACCCCACGGCGTACCGCTTCCACGATGTCTTCCGGTTTACCCACGCCCATTAGGTAGCGCGGGCGGTCAGCAGGCAATTCGGGCAGGGTGCATTCCAGCACTTTATCGCGTTCATCTTTGGGTTCGCCGACTGATAATCCCCCAATAGCGTAACCGTCAAACCCAATGTCGAGTAAACCGTGCGCAGAAACTTTGCGCAATTCTTCGTACATCCCGCCTTGCACAATCCCAAACAGCGCGGAAGGGTTGCCTTGGTGTGCGTCTTTGCTGCGTTTTGCCCAACGTAACGACAGTTCCATCGAGTCTTGCGCTTCCTTGTGGGTAGCGGGGTAGGGTGTGCATTCGTCGAAAATCATTACAATGTCAGAGCCGAGTTCGCGTTGCACTTGCATCGACGATTCGGGGGTCATTAACACTTTCGCGCCATTGACAGGGGATTGAAAACGCACGCCTTCTTCGGAAATTTTGCGCATTTCCGCCAAGGAAAACACCTGAAAACCACCAGAATCGGTCAAAATCGGCTTTTCCCAATGCATAAAACCGTGTAAATCGCCGTGCAAGCGCACAATGTCCGTACCCGGGCGCAACATCAGGTGAAAGGTGTTGCCTAAAATAATTTCCGCACCTAAGCCCTGCAATTCTTCCGGGGTCATGGCCTTGACCGTGCCATACGTGCCAACCGGCATAAAGGCGGGCGTTTCCACCGTGCCGCGTGGGAAAGTGAGTCGCCCACGACGCGCCGCGCCATCGGTGGCAAGCAGGTTAAACTGCATATGAGACATAAACGTTCCTTGGTTACTCAGGCTTTATCGGTGCTTGGTGCGGTATCTAATACGTGAATCCAATGCTTCACTGGCACTGGGCTGGTTTCCTGCAAATGCGTTTGGCAACCGATATTCGCAGTAACAATGTATTCCGGGGTATGCGCCATTAAATGCGTCAATTTATTGTGGCGTAATTGTTGCGATAATTCCGGTTCAAGGATGGAATACGTGCCTGCCGAACCGCAGCACAAGTGCTCATCGGTAACAGGAACCAGCACGAAACCGCAATCCACCAAAATATTTTCCACCACGCCCCGGACTTTTTGCCCGTGTTGCAAGGTGCAAGGCGGATGCCAAGCAATACGTGCGCCTTTGTTGGGAATGAGTTTTTGGTACTTTTCCTTGCTGATGATTTCCGCAATGTCTTTACACAAATAGGAAATGCGCTCGGCTTTAATGAAATATTCCGGGTCATCGCGCAGGAAGTGTTTGTAATCCTTCACCATTACGCCGCAGCCGCTGGCGGTGGTAACAATCGCTTCCACTCCAAACGTGGTTAAATACGGCCACCAAGCATCAATATTGCGCTTGATTTGGGTTACTGCCGTATCCGGGTCGCCCAAGTGCTGGTTGATTGCGCCGCAGCATCCGCCGCCTTGCGCTTTTAACAAGCTGATACCCAAACGATCCAACACCCGCGCCGTAGCGGCGTTAATGTCCGGCGATAAACTGGGTTGCACACAACCATCCAAGATCAGCATTTGGCGATCATGACGTGCTTCAGGCCAGTGTCCGGCGGTACGCGGCGCGGTGATTTTACCGGCGAGTTTTTCCGGCAACAAAGGTTTAAAGGTGCGTCCTAAACGCAGACCCAACCCAAACAAATTGGGGTTTGGCAGGTATTTACGCAAACGTTTGCGTAACGCTTTGTCTTTACTATCACGTCCGATTTGTTCTTCAGCCAAATGCCGCCCAATATCGAGCAACTTGCCGTATTCCACCCCGGATGGGCAAGTGGTTTCACAACTGCGGCACAACAAACAATGATCCAGATGTTGCAGGGTTTTTTTGCCGACTTCCTGCCCTTCCATCAGTTGTTTGATGAGGTAAATGCGCCCGCGCGGGCCTTCATTTTCATCGCCTAACAATTGATAAGTGGGGCAGGTGGCATTGCAAAAACCGCAATGCACGCATTTACGCAAAATGCTTTCTGCGACTCTGCCTTCGGAGGTGTGACGAATGGAATCCGTTAAGCGGGTTTGCATATCACCAGTCCTTGTTCATTCTGCCGGGGTTGAAAATACCTTGCGGATCCATTGCTTGCTTGAGGCGTTTTTGAGTGTGCAATAGCGGTTGGGCTTGCGGGTGAAAGGTGCTGACACCGGGTAAACGACCCCGGTACAAGGTGGCTTGCCCTTTGTATTTTTCCGCGATGCTGCGTATCAAATTGACCGGAATATTGCTGTAAATCCAGCGTTGCGCCCCTGACCATTCCACCAAGGAATGCCCTTCCAAGCTACCAATGGCGGTAGTCGCGGGCGGGAACGAAAGCCGCCACAACGGGCGATCCAGCGGCTGAAAGAACTCGTGGGTTTGGTGACGTAAAGCCAGCCAGAATTGCTCAGCTTCGGGCAATGCTTCACCACCGATTTGTTGCACCGCTTGTTTAACCGCAGAGGCAGCACCCGCTACGCGCAGGTACAAACAACCGTCGTAGTAACAACTGCCGGTCAACGGTGTTGCATTGCGGCGTAATTTTAAGCCTAATGTTAACGCATCACTTTCGGGCATTTCCAAAGCCAGCGTAGTTTCTGCCAGCGGACGTGGAATGACTTTTAGCGACACTTCCAGTATGACTGCGAGTGTGCCTAATGAACCAGCCATCAGGCGCGACACGTCGTAACCTGCCACGTTTTTCATGACCTGCCCGCCAAATGTGGCGATTTTGCCATGCCCGGTAATCAGTTTGACCCCCAGCACATGATCACGCACCGCGCCTAACCAAGGGCGTGCAGGCCCGGATAAACCAGCGGCAACAGCTCCGCCCACGGTAGCTGCGCTGGTTAAGCAAGGTGGTTCAAACGCCAGCATTTGCCCGTGTTGTGCCAGTAAAGCGTCTAGCGCGTGCAAATTAGTACCAGCGCGTGCCGTTACAAACAATTCCGATGGCTCGTAAGCTACCACGCCGCTGTGTGAGCTGAGGTGGAGCGCGTCGCCTTGGGTTTCATTGCCGTAAAATGCTTTGCTGTTACCGCCAATCACGTATAAAGGTTGCTTGCGGTCGATGGCAATAAGCACGTTATCATGCAATTCTTGAGTGTTGTCGTTGTTTACAATCATAGTTTAAGAATGGTGGTAACTGCTTAAAATCGTGGAAGTTCTGGATGCGACAATTGCCCATGATGGACGTGCATCCTGCCTAATTCCGCACAACGGTGCAAGGTTGGAATAGCTTTGCCGGGGTTGAGCAATTCGTGCGGGTCAAAGGCGCGTTTGACGGCATGAAAAGTTTCCAGCGACGCACTATCAAATTGCACACACATGGAATCCAATTTCTCATGACCAACGCCGTGTTCGCCCGTGATTGAACCACCGACTTGCACACACAACGCGAGAATGTCTGCACCAAACTGTTCGGCCTTTTCCAACTCACCGTGACGATTGGCATCGTACAAAATCAACGGGTGCAAGTTACCGTCCCCCGCGTGGAACACATTGGCAACCGCTAAACCGTATTGCGTGGAAAAATCAGCAATTTTTTGTAAAACGTGCGCCAGATGTTTGCGCGGAATCGTACCATCCATGCAGTAGTAATCCGGCGATAAACGCCCCACTGCCGGGAAAGCGGATTTGCGCCCCGCCCATAAACGTGCGCGTTCGCCACTGGTTTTGGCAAGGTGAATGGTGCTGGCACGGTGTAAGTTCAAAATCGCCCGTACCCGTGAAGCTTGTTCTTCCACTTCCGCTTCAATACCGTCCAATTCGCACAATAAAATCGCGGCGGCATCTACCGGATAATCCGCTTTTGCAAAGGCTTCTGCCGCCCGAATCGCCGGGTTATCCATCATCTCCAACCCAGCGGGAATAATGCCAGCACTAATGATCGCCGCAACTGCATCACCGGCATCGGTTACGTCGGGGAACGCCGCCATTAACACTTGGACGGTTTCTGGTTTGACAGTGAGTTTTACCAGCACTTCGACCACAATGCCCAACATGCCTTCCGAGCCGGTCATTAACGCCAGCAAATCGTAACCGGGAACATCGAAGGTTTCCGAGCCAATGGTGAGAAATTCACCTTCAATGGTGACGACTTTAATCTGCAATACGTTATGCACGGTCAGGCCGTATTTCAGGCAATGCACCCCGCCGGAATTTTCCGCCACATTGCCCCCAATCGAACAGGCAATTTGTGAGGAAGGGTCGGGTGCGTAAAACAAGCCGTATTGATCCGCCGCCTGACTAATCGCGAGGTTGCGCACACCGGGTTGGACCCGTGCCGTCAGATTGTCGGTATCAATATCAAGAATTTGATTAAAGCGTGACAAGCCCAGCACAATACCATTGGCATCGGGCAATGCCCCGCCTGACAACCCCGTCCCTGCACCGCGTGCAACCACCGGGATATTCAAACTGTTACACGCACGAGTAATCGCCTGAATCTGCTCAATGGTGGTGGGCAATACCACCGCTAATGGCACGCGTCGATAAGCGGTTAAACCATCGCATTCGTAGGGGCGCAAGTCTTCTTCTGCCGTCAGAATGCATTCTGCGGGCAAAATTTCATTCAACTGAAACAACAATCGGGCTTTCAGATTGGGGTCAAATTCCATTGGTCTTCTTCGTACACAGTACAGGGGACGTTAGTGTATCCGATTTTTGCAAATGAGGTTAATATTAGCGGCTTTATGATTGTCGGCATGGAATAAGCATTATGTTGGATCCGAAACGTCTGCGCACGGAACTCGACGCGGTAGCGGCACAATTAGCCCGTCGTGGTTTTACTTTAGATGTGGAAACTATCCGCAACCTTGAAGAACAGCGCAAAGCCCTGCAAGTTGAAACCCAAACCCTGCAAAACGAACGCAATACCCGCTCCAAAACCATTGGGCAAGCTAAAGCGCGTGGCGAAGATATTCAACCGTTGTTGGCAGAAGTTGCCGACATGGGCGACCGTTTAAAGCAAGGTGAACAGGATTTAGCGCGTTTGCAGGCAGAACTGGATGCGATTGTGATGGGCATTCCCAATCTGTTGGATGCTTCCGTTCCCGATGGTGCAGACGAAAACAGCAATGTGGAATTGCGTCGCTGGGGTGAACCGGGTGTCTTTGACTTTGAGCCAAAAGATCACGTGGATTTAGGCTTGCCGAACGGCTGGATGGATTTCGATGCGGGCGCGAAACTCACAGGCTCGCGTTTTGTGGTATTGCGTGGCGCAATGGCGCGATTACACCGCGCGCTGATTCAATTCATGCTGGATACCCACACCAGCGAACACGGCTACAACGAAGTATACACGCCTTACATGGTCAACGCCGACAGCTTGCGCGGTACGGGGCAATTACCGAAATTTGAAGAAGACTTGTTCAAGCTCAACAATGAACAAGGCTATTACCTGATCCCGACAGCCGAAGTGCCGGTGACGAACTTGGTGCGCGATACGATCGTGGATGCCGCTGCGTTGCCGATGAAATATGCGTGCCATACGCCGTGTTTCCGCTCCGAAGCAGGGTCTTACGGCAAAGATACACGCGGTTTGATCCGCCAGCACCAATTCGAGAAAGTAGAAATGGTGCAAATGGTACGCCCCGAAGATTCATGGGCGGCTTTAGAAAGCTTGACCGGCAATGCCGAAGCTATTTTGCAAAAACTGGGCTTGCCCTACCGTGTGATTGTATTGTGTGCGGGTGATACCGGATTTTCAGCCGCGAAAACTTACGATATTGAAGTGTGGTTGCCGGGGCAGCAAAAATACCGCGAAATTTCTTCATGCTCCAATTTCCAGGATTTTCAGGCGCGGCGCATGATGGCACGTTACCGTAACCCAGAAACCGGTAAGCCGGAATTACTGCATACTTTGAATGGGTCGGGGTTGGCAGTGGGTAGGACGCTGGTGGCGGTGTTGGAGAACTATCAGGAGGTGGATGGGCGGATTCGTGTGCCTGAGGTATTGCGGGGGTATATGGGTGGAGCCGAATATCTTGTCTGATTTTGCTTAAACATGGAGTAAGGGTATTGCCATCTGATAGTAGTATCGGTATTATGCTGCTCCTTCAACGACAGGCGTATAGCTCAGTTGGTTAGAGCACCACCTTGACATGGTGGGGGTCGTTGGTTCGAGTCCAATTACGCCTACCATTTACTATAACCATGTGATCTCTCGTATTGATCACCACTGGAGCATAATATGCCAGTTATCACTCTCCCTGACGGAAGTCAGCGTTCTTACGAAGTCCCCTTATCCGTACTTGCCGTTGCCGCCGATATTGGCGCAGGTCTTGCCAAAGCGACGCTTGCAGGCAAAGTTGACGGTCAGCTTGTGGATGCCAGTCATCTCATTGAGCAAGACGCTGCCTTAAGTATTATCACCGCCAAAGATGCCGAAGGTCTGGATATTATCCGCCATTCATCGGCGCATCTCATGGCGCAAGCAGTCAAGCAGTTATTCCCTGATGTGCAGGTCACGATTGGTCCTACCATTGAAAACGGCTTCTACTACGATTTCTCCTCCTCACGCCCGTTCACGCCAGAAGATTTACAGGCGATTGAAGCGCGGATGCAGGATTTAATCAAACAAGATATTCCCGTTGAACGCAGCACCTTGTCACGCGATGAAGCAGTCAGCTTCTTCCTGAACATGGGTGAAAAGTACAAAGCGGAAATTATCGAAAGCATTCCTGCTGATCAAACCCTCTCGCTATATCGCCAAGGCGATTTCATTGACTTGTGCCGTGGGCCGCATGTGCCTAGCACCGGTAAAATTCCGGCGGTTAAAGTCATGAAAGTGGCGGGTGCGTACTGGCGCGGTAATTCCAACAACGAGATGCTGCAACGCATTTATGGCACAGCGTGGTTGAGCAAGAAAGACTTGCAAGCCTATTTGACGCTGTTGGAAGAAGCTGAAAAACGTGATCACCGTAAACTCGGTCGTCAACTGGATTTGTTCCATTTTGATGAGCAAGCACCCGGTGCGGTATTTTGGCATCCCAAAGGTTGGACAGTATTCCAAGCGTTAATCGGTTATATGCGTGAACGTCAACAGCGTGCGGGTTACGTCGAGGTGAATACGCCCGATGTGATGGATCGCAGCTTGTGGGAAATCTCTGGTCACTGGTTTAATTACCGTGACAATATGTTTACTACAACTACTGAAGACGAGCGTGTATTTGCCCTGAAACCGATGAACTGCCCCGGTGGTATGTTGATGTTTTCACAGGGTTTAAAGAGCTACCGTGACTTGCCATTGCGGATGGCAGAGTTCGGTAAAGTGCATCGCTACGAGCCTTCCGGTGCATTGCACGGCTTAATGCGGGTGCGTCACTTTACCCAGGATGATGCGCATATCTTCTGTACCGAAGACCAAATGGCGCAAGAGTGTAAAGATGTCGTGGCCTTGGTGCTGGATATTTACAAAGAATTTGGCTTTGAAAATGTTCACATCAAATTGTCAACCCGGCCTGAAAATCGCATTGGCTCTGATGAAAGCTGGGATGTGCTGGAACACGCACTGGGCAGCTCTTTGGAAAACATGGGTTTGCCGTATACGTTATTTCCGGGCGAAGGTGCGTTTTACGGCCCGAAACTGGAGTTCGTGTTGCGCGACGCGATTGGACGCGATTGGCAGTGCGGCACATTGCAAGTTGATATGAGTTTACCTGAGCGTTTTGATCTCACTTACGTTGCTGAGGATAATACTCGCAAGCGTCCGGTGATGTTGCATCGTGCCTTGTTTGGTTCATTGGAACGCTTTACCGGTATCCTTATTGAGCATTATGAGGGTAAATTCCCGCTGTGGTTGTCACCAACGCAGGCTGTCGTGATGAATATCACTGACAAACAGGCAGATTTCGTGCAAACTGCAACCCGGCAATTACTTCAATCGGGTATCCGCGCTGTTGCGGACTTGAGAAATGAAAAAATTGGCTTTAAAATCCGCGAGCATACCATGCAGCGCGTCCCCTATCTGTTGGTAGTGGGTGATCGCGAAGTGGAAACGCAATCGGTTTCCGTGCGCACACGCTCCGGTAAAGACTTGGGAACCTTCCCGTTGGTTGAGGTTCAGCAGCGTCTTAGTACGGAAATTGCGTCACGTAGCGTATCTGTTGCAGAACAGTAATACTTTTTTCTTTGATCTGCGATGCAGATTGAGAATGGATTAAAACGAGGATTAAACTTATCGCTCTCGAAAAAGAACACCGCATCAATGACGATATTAACGTTCCGAAAGTTCGTCTGATTGATATGGATGGGGAAAACCGGGGTGTTGTTTCCCTGCGTGAAGCCCTGGAAATGGCTTACGATGCTGAACTGGAGTTGGTGGAAATCGTCCCGACGGCGAAGCCACCGGTTTGTCGCATCATGGATTACGGTAAATTCCGTTTTGATGAAAGCAAGAAAGCTGCTTTAGCCCGTAAAAACCAGAAACAGGTTCAGGTTAAGGAAATCAAAATGCGTCCGGCGACGGATGAAGGGGATTACCAGATCAAACTGCGTAAGCTCAAAGAGTTTTTGGAAGAGGGCGATAAGGTTAAAGTCACTTTGCGCTTTAAAGGTCGTGAGATGGCGCATAAAGAATTGGGTATGGAAGTACTCAAGCGCGTCGAAAAAGACTTGGTGGAAGACGCTGTTGTAGAACAGTTCCCACGCCTAGAAGGTCGCCAAATGGTCATGATGATGGGGCCGAAAAAGAAATAGGGAGCAATCCCTAAACACCATCCTGTTAAGGCAAGGCACTCTTGCAGGATGTTTTATTCTACCTTACGAAAAGGAGACCAAGATGCCTAAGATGAAGACCAACCGTGGAGCGGCCAAACGCTTCAAGAAGACGGGTAGTGGCTTGTTTAAACGCAAGCAGTCACACCTGCGTCACATTCTGACCAAGAAGTCCACTAAGCGTAAACGTCATCTGCGCTCAGGCGACAACTATGTTGTTGCTGCGGATCACGCCAGCATTCAAAAACTGCTGCCTTACGCATAACTGGAGGACTAAAACATGGCAAGAGTTAAACGTGGTGTAACGGCACGCGCCCGTCACAAAAAAGTCCTGAAACTGGCAAAAGGTCACTACGGTGCCCGTAGCCGTGTCTATCGGGTTGCACATCAGTCTGTTATCAAAGCAGGTCAATATGCATTCCGTGACCGCCGTCAGAAAAAACGCCAATTCCGCGCTTTGTGGATTGTGCGTATTAACGCTGGTGCGCGTCAGTTCGGTCTGTCTTACAGCCGCATGATGAATGGCCTGAAAAAAGCTGAAATTGCGCTTGACCGCAAAGTTTTGGCTGATTTGGCGGTTCACGACATCGCGGCGTTTGGTGCAGTAGCGGAAAAGGCAAAAGCTGCCTTAGCTGCTTAAAGACCCCCATCCCAACCCTTCCCCCGCAGGGGGTGAAGGGCGTAAGAGAGGGATGAACCAGACAAAGGCGGGGAAGGTTTACCTCCTCCGCCTTTTGCTTTTTATTGATAAACCCCATTCAAAAGGAAATCGCCGTGCAAAGTTTGCTGGAACTAATGGGTCATGCCCACGAGCAGATTTCGCAAGCCGCCAGCCTTGCCGCACTGGATCAAGTGCGCGTGCAGTATCTGGGTAAAAATGGCCTGCTGACCGAGCAACTCAAACAGTTGGGTAAGTTACCACCCGAAGAGCGTAAAGCGGCTGGTGCGGAGATTAATACCGCCAAGCAAGCGTTGACCTTGGCTTTGGACGACCGTAAGCAAAGTTTGCAAGCGGATGCTTTGAATGCGCGGTTACAAGCTGAAAAAGTGGATGTAACTCTGCCCGGTCGACGGATGGATACGGGAAGCTTGCATCCGGTAACACTGACAATTCAACGCATTAGCGAGATTTTTGCACAGTTGGGTTTCAGTACCGCAGAAGGCCCGGAAATTGAAGACGATTTCCACAATTTTACCGCGTTAAATATCCCGGAGTCGCATCCGGCGCGTGCGATGCACGATACTTTTTACATGGACAGTGGTTTGTTGTTGCGTACACATACCTCGTCTGTACAGATTCGTCACATGGAACATAACCCACCACCGCTGCGTATTATTGCACCGGGGCGTGTTTACCGTTGTGATTCAGACATGACTCACAGTCCGATGTTTCATCAGGTCGAAGGCTTGATGGTGGACGAAGATGTTACGTTTGCCGATTTGAAAGGCATTTTAGAAGCTTTCTTTAAAGCATTTTTTGAAGTGGATGAATTGCCGACACGTTTCCGCGCGACGTTTTTCCCGTTTACTGAGCCATCGGCAGAAACCGATATTCGTTGTGTGCATTGCGCTGGCGAAGGTTGCCGCGTGTGTAAAGGC encodes:
- the tgt gene encoding tRNA guanosine(34) transglycosylase Tgt; amino-acid sequence: MQFNLLATDGAARRGRLTFPRGTVETPAFMPVGTYGTVKAMTPEELQGLGAEIILGNTFHLMLRPGTDIVRLHGDLHGFMHWEKPILTDSGGFQVFSLAEMRKISEEGVRFQSPVNGAKVLMTPESSMQVQRELGSDIVMIFDECTPYPATHKEAQDSMELSLRWAKRSKDAHQGNPSALFGIVQGGMYEELRKVSAHGLLDIGFDGYAIGGLSVGEPKDERDKVLECTLPELPADRPRYLMGVGKPEDIVEAVRRGVDMFDCVIPTRNARNGFLFTRYGTLKIRNSQYQHDTRPIDERCGCYTCQHYSRAYLRHLDKCGEILGARLNTIHNLYYYQELMRDIRAAIAENRFEAFVSNFYSLRQAPAPQSQPSHD
- the glcE gene encoding glycolate oxidase subunit GlcE encodes the protein MIVNNDNTQELHDNVLIAIDRKQPLYVIGGNSKAFYGNETQGDALHLSSHSGVVAYEPSELFVTARAGTNLHALDALLAQHGQMLAFEPPCLTSAATVGGAVAAGLSGPARPWLGAVRDHVLGVKLITGHGKIATFGGQVMKNVAGYDVSRLMAGSLGTLAVILEVSLKVIPRPLAETTLALEMPESDALTLGLKLRRNATPLTGSCYYDGCLYLRVAGAASAVKQAVQQIGGEALPEAEQFWLALRHQTHEFFQPLDRPLWRLSFPPATTAIGSLEGHSLVEWSGAQRWIYSNIPVNLIRSIAEKYKGQATLYRGRLPGVSTFHPQAQPLLHTQKRLKQAMDPQGIFNPGRMNKDW
- a CDS encoding putative hemolysin, which encodes MKAILSLAMALTLSACAVAPPSAPSGGVARTANPASMNCLQNRGTLETVQTPQGEQTYCLLPGGKRCEEWDMFRGNCPTRTVNVKMKKFGF
- the folE gene encoding GTP cyclohydrolase I FolE; this encodes MNTKLAYLPERPELSPEAIQVRAALLAAGLETPMQETGLNPQQKYERIKGLMTEVVRTLGLDLHDDSLIETPHRIAKMYVHEIFSGLDYNHFPKLALIDNKMGTDEMVLVRNISLLSTCEHHFVTIDGKAKVAYIPGDKILGLSKINRVVRFFAQRPQVQERLTRQILVALQTVLETDDVAVSIDAVHYCVKSRGVMDSESETSTLALGGRFRTDAQQRAAFLQG
- the aroA gene encoding 3-phosphoshikimate 1-carboxyvinyltransferase → MGHASAALQFIVQPGGHLQGRVRVPGDKSISHRSIMLGSLADGTTHVSGFLQGEDCLCTLKAFRSMGVDIEGPSASGEVTIHGVGLHGLQAPSTDLDMGNSGTSMRLMSGLMSGQAFDVRMTGDASLSKRPMKRVTVPLASMGAVIEATSAGTPPLLVRGGKALQGIDYAMPMASAQVKSSLLLAGLYAAGETSVTEPAPTRDHTERMLRGFGYEVVTEGNRIRLQGGGRLTATTIDVPSDISSAAFFMVGASIAEGSDLIIEHVGINPTRTGVIDILRLMGANLEVLNEREVGGEPVADIRVRSSALQGIQIPEHLVPLAIDEFPALFIAAAFAQGQTVLTGAEELRVKESDRIQVMADGLIACGVDAQPTPDGIVINPGNFSGGTIESHGDHRIAMSFAMAALRATQPITINDCANVNTSFPGFVELAATAGMNIRTVG
- the glcF gene encoding glycolate oxidase subunit GlcF, translated to MQTRLTDSIRHTSEGRVAESILRKCVHCGFCNATCPTYQLLGDENEGPRGRIYLIKQLMEGQEVGKKTLQHLDHCLLCRSCETTCPSGVEYGKLLDIGRHLAEEQIGRDSKDKALRKRLRKYLPNPNLFGLGLRLGRTFKPLLPEKLAGKITAPRTAGHWPEARHDRQMLILDGCVQPSLSPDINAATARVLDRLGISLLKAQGGGCCGAINQHLGDPDTAVTQIKRNIDAWWPYLTTFGVEAIVTTASGCGVMVKDYKHFLRDDPEYFIKAERISYLCKDIAEIISKEKYQKLIPNKGARIAWHPPCTLQHGQKVRGVVENILVDCGFVLVPVTDEHLCCGSAGTYSILEPELSQQLRHNKLTHLMAHTPEYIVTANIGCQTHLQETSPVPVKHWIHVLDTAPSTDKA